One genomic region from Aliarcobacter cryaerophilus ATCC 43158 encodes:
- the ectA gene encoding diaminobutyrate acetyltransferase yields the protein MDTRYTIREPEKKDAKYIYNLVKKSKVLDLNSQYLYLLQSTHFKNSCSVALFENQIIGFVSGYYLPNENNTLFIWQVSVDENHRGKNIALNLIDNIVTRKNIRYLISTVSPSNISSQRVFEKFAQKYETKIEKNTLFFIEDFIDSHQEEVQFKIGPIK from the coding sequence ATGGATACCAGATACACCATAAGAGAACCAGAAAAAAAAGATGCTAAATATATATATAATTTAGTTAAAAAAAGTAAAGTCTTAGACTTAAACTCACAGTATTTATACCTTCTTCAATCAACCCACTTTAAAAATAGTTGTAGTGTTGCTCTATTTGAAAATCAGATTATTGGTTTTGTTTCAGGATATTATTTACCAAATGAAAATAATACACTTTTTATTTGGCAAGTATCTGTTGATGAAAATCATAGAGGAAAAAATATAGCTTTAAATTTAATAGACAATATAGTAACAAGAAAAAATATAAGATATTTAATCTCAACTGTATCACCTTCAAATATATCATCACAAAGAGTTTTTGAAAAATTTGCACAAAAGTATGAGACAAAAATAGAAAAAAATACACTATTTTTTATTGAAGATTTTATAGATTCACACCAAGAGGAAGTTCAATTTAAAATTGGACCAATAAAATAA
- the ectB gene encoding diaminobutyrate--2-oxoglutarate transaminase, giving the protein MRIFEKLESEVRGYIRSFPTIFKKAKGAILTDEQGVEYIDFFAGAGTLNYGHNNEHISKALIEYLQEDGIVHGLDMATTAKKEFLQTFESLILKPRNLEYKLQFTGPTGTNAVETALKLARLVKGRSNIVAFTNGYHGLSQGSLAVTGNNEYRDESYISRTNATFMPFDGYFGDMNTLTYFRKFLEDGSSGVDLPAAVILETIQGEGGINVASKEWLQQLEAICREFDILLIIDDIQVGNGRSGEFFSFEFAGINPDMVTLSKSIGGGLPMALLLFKPHLDQWKPGEHTGTFRGNNLAFVASKVSLEHYWQNDNISKAVFYKEKILKQRLLDIANKYKDVYDIDVRGRGLAYGFEIKNDKSMASDISKNAFKEGLIVETCGSESQVVKFLPPLLIEEELLEEGLKKFEIAVDKLIEERKEHLKGEY; this is encoded by the coding sequence ATGAGAATATTTGAAAAACTAGAATCAGAAGTAAGAGGATATATAAGAAGTTTCCCAACAATTTTTAAAAAAGCAAAAGGTGCTATTTTAACAGACGAACAAGGAGTTGAATATATCGACTTTTTTGCAGGAGCTGGAACTTTAAATTATGGACACAACAATGAACACATAAGTAAAGCTTTGATTGAATACTTGCAAGAAGATGGAATAGTTCATGGACTTGATATGGCAACAACTGCAAAAAAAGAGTTTTTACAAACTTTTGAAAGTTTAATTTTAAAACCAAGAAATCTTGAATATAAACTTCAATTTACAGGACCAACAGGAACAAATGCAGTTGAAACTGCACTTAAACTTGCAAGGCTTGTAAAAGGAAGAAGTAATATTGTCGCATTTACAAATGGTTACCATGGACTTTCTCAAGGCTCATTAGCGGTTACTGGAAATAATGAGTATAGAGATGAGAGTTATATAAGTAGAACAAATGCTACTTTTATGCCATTTGATGGATATTTTGGAGATATGAATACATTAACATATTTTAGAAAGTTTTTAGAAGACGGAAGTAGTGGAGTTGATTTGCCAGCTGCTGTTATACTTGAAACTATTCAAGGTGAAGGTGGAATAAATGTAGCTTCAAAAGAGTGGTTACAACAGCTTGAAGCCATTTGTAGAGAGTTTGATATTTTATTAATTATTGATGATATTCAAGTAGGAAATGGAAGAAGTGGGGAGTTTTTCTCTTTTGAATTTGCTGGAATAAATCCTGATATGGTAACATTGTCAAAATCAATAGGTGGTGGCTTACCAATGGCTCTTTTACTATTTAAGCCACATTTAGATCAATGGAAACCAGGTGAGCATACAGGAACTTTTAGAGGAAATAATTTAGCTTTTGTAGCTTCAAAAGTATCTCTTGAACACTATTGGCAAAATGATAATATCTCTAAAGCTGTATTTTACAAAGAGAAAATTTTAAAACAAAGATTACTTGATATTGCAAATAAATATAAAGATGTTTATGACATTGATGTAAGAGGTAGAGGTTTGGCTTATGGTTTTGAGATAAAAAATGATAAATCAATGGCAAGTGATATCTCTAAAAATGCTTTTAAAGAAGGATTAATTGTGGAAACTTGTGGAAGCGAAAGTCAAGTTGTTAAATTTTTACCACCACTTTTAATTGAAGAAGAGCTTTTAGAAGAAGGATTAAAAAAATTTGAAATAGCAGTAGATAAATTAATAGAAGAGAGAAAAGAACACTTAAAAGGAGAGTATTAA
- a CDS encoding ectoine synthase, producing MILRDINKDVIGTSKEVFAKDGQWISRRMLLKDDEMGFSFHETIIKANTKTLIHYQNHLEAVYCVAGNGKIEDLKTGKIHEIYDGVMYALNNHDEHYLYGGNVDMRLICVFNPPIKGIENHDKNGVYPLVD from the coding sequence ATGATACTAAGAGATATAAATAAAGATGTAATAGGAACTTCTAAAGAAGTTTTTGCAAAAGATGGTCAATGGATTAGTAGAAGAATGCTTTTAAAAGATGATGAAATGGGATTTTCTTTTCATGAGACAATTATAAAAGCAAATACAAAAACACTTATTCACTATCAAAACCATCTTGAAGCTGTTTACTGTGTTGCAGGAAATGGCAAAATAGAGGATTTAAAAACTGGAAAAATTCATGAAATTTATGATGGTGTAATGTATGCTTTAAATAATCATGATGAGCACTATTTATATGGTGGGAATGTTGATATGAGATTGATTTGTGTATTTAATCCACCAATCAAGGGAATTGAAAACCATGACAAAAATGGCGTTTATCCTTTAGTTGATTAA
- a CDS encoding Mrp/NBP35 family ATP-binding protein, with protein MNIEDIKKALQSVKYPGFSKSIIDFGFVKDIKLDASSCTILLDITSTAKEVEDELRRDVPKALPNLNVNLVFSKPKEEQQKSNSVSGQNIAPQIKDIVMVSSGKGGVGKSTTTVNLAIAAAMQGKKVGILDADIYGPNIPRMMGVNGKEVEVIGNKAKPLNAYGVDVMSMGILMKEGEAVIWRGAMIMKAIQQLLRDILWEELDILFIDMPPGTGDAQLTLAQSVPVSAGINVTTPQHVALDDSRRSLDMFSKLHIPVAGIVENMSGFICPSCNTESDIFGKGTCDELAREYNTQVLAHLPIEPSIRVGGDSGKPIVYFEPESISAKRYMMAADKLISMLENQQEVSNEAIQPIMPAGISACSPEGQKIKAEHEAKKSGGCGTGCGCH; from the coding sequence ATGAATATAGAAGATATTAAAAAAGCTTTACAAAGCGTTAAATACCCTGGTTTCTCAAAGTCAATTATTGATTTTGGATTTGTAAAGGATATTAAATTAGATGCAAGTTCTTGCACAATATTATTAGATATTACTTCAACAGCAAAAGAGGTTGAAGATGAATTGAGAAGAGATGTTCCAAAAGCTCTTCCAAATTTAAATGTTAATTTAGTTTTTAGTAAACCTAAAGAGGAACAGCAAAAAAGTAATAGTGTAAGTGGTCAAAATATTGCACCACAAATAAAAGATATTGTAATGGTTAGCTCAGGAAAAGGTGGAGTTGGAAAATCAACTACAACCGTAAATCTTGCAATTGCAGCTGCTATGCAAGGTAAAAAAGTTGGTATTTTAGATGCTGATATTTATGGACCAAATATTCCTAGAATGATGGGAGTAAATGGAAAAGAGGTTGAAGTAATAGGAAATAAAGCAAAACCATTAAACGCTTATGGTGTTGATGTTATGTCTATGGGAATTTTGATGAAAGAGGGAGAAGCTGTTATTTGGAGAGGTGCTATGATTATGAAGGCAATCCAACAGCTTCTAAGAGATATTTTATGGGAAGAGTTAGATATTTTATTTATTGATATGCCTCCAGGAACAGGAGATGCACAACTTACACTTGCTCAAAGTGTACCTGTTAGTGCTGGAATAAATGTTACAACTCCTCAACATGTAGCTCTTGATGATAGTAGAAGATCTTTAGATATGTTCTCAAAACTTCATATTCCAGTTGCTGGAATTGTTGAAAATATGAGTGGATTTATCTGTCCATCATGTAATACAGAGTCTGATATTTTTGGAAAAGGAACATGTGATGAATTAGCACGTGAGTACAATACACAAGTTTTAGCTCATCTTCCAATTGAACCTTCTATTAGAGTTGGTGGAGATAGTGGAAAACCAATTGTTTATTTTGAACCTGAATCAATAAGTGCAAAAAGATATATGATGGCTGCAGATAAACTTATATCTATGCTTGAAAATCAACAAGAAGTTTCAAATGAAGCTATTCAGCCAATTATGCCAGCAGGAATTAGTGCATGTTCTCCTGAGGGACAAAAGATTAAAGCTGAGCATGAAGCTAAAAAAAGTGGTGGTTGCGGAACTGGATGTGGCTGTCACTAA